One Chordicoccus furentiruminis DNA window includes the following coding sequences:
- a CDS encoding class II fructose-bisphosphate aldolase, which translates to MLVSLSTILDLAESRKMAVGAFNVTTLEGIRALIAAAEELDQPVIMQFANAAHGSLIPMREIGPVMMMYADLAKVPVCVHLDHGASFEEVREAIELGFTGVMYDGSVLPYEENAANTRAVVEMAESSGVSVEAEIGAMGREEFGSAGGTGEEKEIESCYTDPDQAARFVQETGVDCLACSFGTVHGIYLRAPKLDFERIGRIREKSGVPVVMHGGSGISDEDFIRCIEQGVRKINFYTYAAKYAGDYVREKIGGTDGNVFFHDIAAWGMESMKETYMKTIRVFSRLK; encoded by the coding sequence ATGCTTGTTTCACTCAGTACGATACTTGACCTGGCGGAGTCCAGAAAAATGGCCGTCGGCGCATTCAACGTGACCACGCTGGAGGGGATCCGGGCGCTGATCGCAGCGGCGGAGGAACTGGATCAGCCGGTGATCATGCAGTTTGCCAACGCAGCCCACGGGAGCCTGATCCCGATGCGGGAAATCGGTCCGGTGATGATGATGTATGCGGACCTGGCTAAGGTGCCTGTCTGCGTTCACCTGGACCACGGCGCGAGTTTCGAGGAGGTCCGGGAGGCCATCGAGCTCGGGTTCACAGGCGTGATGTATGACGGCTCCGTGCTTCCGTATGAGGAAAATGCAGCCAATACCCGTGCGGTCGTCGAGATGGCGGAGAGCAGCGGCGTCTCCGTTGAAGCGGAGATCGGCGCGATGGGACGGGAGGAATTCGGCTCGGCCGGCGGTACCGGAGAGGAGAAGGAAATCGAGAGCTGCTACACGGATCCGGACCAGGCGGCCCGCTTCGTGCAGGAGACGGGCGTGGACTGCCTTGCCTGCTCCTTCGGAACGGTGCACGGGATTTACCTCAGGGCGCCGAAGCTGGATTTTGAGCGGATTGGACGGATCCGGGAGAAGAGCGGCGTGCCGGTGGTAATGCACGGCGGCTCCGGCATCAGCGACGAAGACTTCATCCGCTGCATCGAGCAGGGCGTGCGGAAGATCAACTTCTACACCTACGCGGCCAAATACGCCGGCGACTATGTGAGAGAAAAGATCGGCGGAACGGACGGCAACGTCTTCTTCCACGACATCGCCGCGTGGGGGATGGAGTCGATGAAGGAGACCTATATGAAAACGATCCGCGTGTTCTCGAGACTGAAGTGA
- a CDS encoding carbohydrate kinase family protein has translation MCKMVKCVYLIMEVKHMRPARIVVAGYVSCDITPSFEGQGEKSGRLSDYIRPGALVEVGKATIAPGGCVTNTGLALQFFGADTVLMAKIGDDAFGRTLRESYAARGAKADFVVSPDTETSYTLAIAPPGCDRVFFADPGANHTYRFEEIDLKIIGGAGYFHFGYPTLMKRFYENGAADTVRLFKEVKRLGVVTSLDMTMVDPSSPAAKEDWPSALQHLLPYVDFFTPSYEEMCALIWPDHYQMLLARTGGEDVCLHLSLREDVEPLAERLLGLGAHAVLLKCGAAGIFLATSPFGKMAGLGEQFADPAWGDLRLFADSYRPDRIASGTGAGDTAIAAFLYSIMHHMKPAVCLENAAATGAMNLTEYDSLSGLLPIEALRRRIDGGWERQHLIRP, from the coding sequence ATGTGCAAAATGGTAAAATGCGTCTATCTGATCATGGAGGTGAAGCATATGCGTCCAGCCAGAATCGTCGTCGCGGGCTATGTGTCCTGCGATATCACCCCTTCATTTGAAGGACAGGGAGAGAAGAGCGGCCGGCTGTCCGACTATATCCGTCCGGGCGCGCTGGTCGAAGTTGGGAAAGCCACGATCGCGCCGGGAGGCTGCGTCACGAATACGGGGCTCGCGCTTCAGTTCTTCGGGGCCGATACGGTTCTGATGGCGAAGATCGGGGACGATGCCTTCGGGCGGACTCTCCGGGAGTCCTATGCGGCGCGCGGCGCGAAGGCCGATTTCGTCGTCTCGCCGGACACAGAGACATCCTACACGCTCGCGATCGCGCCGCCGGGCTGCGACCGTGTTTTCTTCGCCGATCCGGGAGCCAATCATACCTATCGATTTGAAGAAATCGATCTGAAAATCATAGGAGGAGCCGGCTATTTTCATTTCGGCTATCCGACGCTCATGAAGCGGTTTTATGAGAATGGAGCCGCGGACACCGTCCGGCTCTTCAAAGAGGTGAAGCGTCTCGGCGTCGTGACGAGTCTCGATATGACGATGGTGGATCCTTCATCCCCGGCCGCGAAGGAGGACTGGCCGTCGGCGCTTCAGCATCTTCTGCCCTATGTGGACTTCTTCACGCCGAGCTACGAGGAGATGTGCGCGCTGATCTGGCCCGACCATTATCAGATGCTGCTTGCGCGGACGGGAGGGGAGGATGTCTGCCTGCATCTGAGCCTTCGGGAGGATGTGGAGCCGCTGGCTGAGCGGCTGCTCGGTCTGGGCGCCCACGCCGTGCTCCTGAAGTGCGGGGCGGCGGGGATTTTTCTCGCGACGTCCCCGTTCGGGAAGATGGCGGGGCTGGGCGAGCAGTTCGCGGATCCGGCGTGGGGAGATCTCCGGCTCTTCGCGGACAGCTATCGTCCGGACCGGATCGCGTCGGGAACCGGCGCCGGCGATACGGCGATCGCCGCCTTCCTTTACAGTATCATGCACCATATGAAGCCTGCGGTCTGTCTGGAGAACGCCGCGGCCACCGGCGCCATGAACCTCACAGAGTATGACTCGCTGTCCGGGCTTCTGCCGATCGAGGCGCTCCGGCGCAGGATCGACGGGGGATGGGAACGGCAGCATCTGATCCGGCCGTAA
- a CDS encoding LCP family protein: MAKYRSPKKKKNKGLIAACIILGVFLALLCAAYAFFRNYYGLSNYVSDSEAAAKAQQARASLDADTLSQIEKTGLTDSEEQALKSAQNTSGIDLYHSSSIYNLLLIGVDRRDASWNGNSDSMILLSINNKTKKIHMMSLMRDMYADIEGYGVRKLNAACAIGGPTLLVSTIESNYKIDIDNYACVDFVSMANIIDAVGGVEITVSDAEAEMANGLITDMCGLAGVDPGPHLYSGAGTWNADGWMAVGYARIRHIGNADYQRTERQRTVLTGMMSKIRSMSTTELNSFVREVLPYVTHNITSSTMLQLVASVPSYLSYDVEQSRVPFDNLYTSQGEILVPTQPDTIDKIQEILNS, from the coding sequence TTGGCAAAATACCGGTCGCCGAAAAAAAAGAAAAACAAGGGTCTGATCGCGGCCTGCATCATTCTGGGCGTTTTTCTTGCGCTTCTCTGCGCCGCGTACGCATTCTTCCGCAACTATTACGGGCTTTCGAACTATGTGAGCGACAGCGAAGCCGCTGCGAAGGCGCAGCAGGCGCGAGCCTCGCTGGATGCGGACACGCTCTCCCAGATTGAGAAAACAGGGCTGACAGACTCCGAGGAGCAGGCGCTCAAGTCCGCTCAGAACACATCCGGCATCGACTTGTACCACAGCAGCTCGATCTACAACCTGCTCCTGATCGGAGTGGACCGGCGGGACGCAAGCTGGAACGGCAATTCCGATTCCATGATCCTCCTGTCGATCAACAACAAGACGAAAAAAATCCACATGATGTCCCTGATGCGCGACATGTACGCCGACATCGAGGGCTACGGCGTCCGCAAGCTGAACGCGGCCTGCGCCATCGGCGGTCCCACGCTGCTGGTCAGCACCATCGAATCAAACTACAAGATTGACATCGACAACTATGCCTGCGTGGACTTCGTCTCGATGGCGAACATCATCGACGCGGTCGGCGGTGTCGAGATCACAGTCTCAGACGCGGAGGCGGAGATGGCGAACGGTCTGATCACCGACATGTGCGGGCTCGCCGGCGTGGATCCCGGTCCCCATCTCTACAGCGGCGCGGGAACGTGGAACGCAGACGGCTGGATGGCCGTGGGCTACGCCCGGATCCGTCATATCGGGAACGCGGACTATCAGCGGACCGAGCGACAGCGCACGGTCCTTACCGGCATGATGTCCAAAATCCGCTCGATGTCCACCACGGAGCTGAACTCCTTTGTCCGGGAGGTGCTGCCTTATGTCACGCACAACATCACCAGCTCCACGATGCTGCAGCTCGTCGCTTCCGTACCTTCCTATCTGAGCTACGATGTGGAACAGAGCCGGGTGCCGTTCGACAATCTGTATACCAGCCAGGGCGAGATTCTGGTTCCGACCCAGCCGGATACGATCGATAAGATTCAGGAAATCCTGAACAGCTGA
- a CDS encoding ABC-ATPase domain-containing protein, whose amino-acid sequence MIQTKQELLRAMRSIDHRGYPAYKSLRGSYDFGSYVLHIVHVQGDPFAAPSDLKVTVRADRAGWPAADCGRYENRVALQDMILRRFGRKLDDVSGRARGSGKSGRLSASRPGQEILDRSACQISAKGDVTLRFFAGFPAAGRTVLAGELEKMLFDYLPGCVESSAVFSAYPEEAVRRVTDLAEDQAFLREELKRRNLCAFVADGVVLPRESGISQSPLRDSVPFRSPDEDRVTIGLPHRGDVTGMGIRRGVTLIIGGGYHGKSTLLKALERGVYNHIAGDGRELVVTDESAVKVRAEDGRCVSRDDISLFINHLPNGKDTRDFSTENASGSTSQAAAVVEALECGAKTLLMDEDTCATNFMVRDERMQRIVSAEEEPITPFSGRMRALFTQAGVSTILVAGSSGAFFGEADTVIQMDRYEPKDVTVRVRELASAAGREKTVLRMPDARNRCPRPGRDFEEYKGRVKHKNLGKEGFVIGRGETDLRLVEQLVDGEQSECLAETFVLMAQSRMNGHNSVASLVGDWERSFEREGFGLYEKAGSSVSGNMAKPRKEELAAALNRCRGLLW is encoded by the coding sequence ATGATACAGACAAAACAGGAACTGCTCAGGGCGATGCGGAGCATCGACCACAGAGGTTATCCGGCCTACAAGTCGCTGCGCGGCAGCTACGATTTCGGCAGCTATGTGCTTCACATCGTGCATGTCCAGGGTGATCCGTTCGCGGCGCCCTCGGATCTGAAGGTGACGGTGAGGGCGGATCGCGCCGGATGGCCGGCAGCGGACTGCGGAAGATATGAGAATCGCGTCGCGCTGCAGGATATGATTCTGCGGCGCTTCGGGAGGAAGCTGGACGACGTATCCGGCAGGGCGAGAGGATCGGGAAAGAGCGGACGGCTGAGCGCGAGCCGCCCGGGTCAGGAGATCCTGGACCGCAGCGCCTGCCAGATCAGCGCAAAAGGCGATGTGACGCTGCGGTTTTTTGCCGGTTTTCCAGCCGCGGGGAGAACGGTACTGGCCGGCGAGCTGGAGAAAATGCTTTTTGACTATCTTCCGGGATGCGTCGAGTCGTCGGCTGTTTTTTCGGCGTATCCGGAAGAGGCGGTGCGGCGTGTGACCGATCTGGCGGAGGATCAGGCCTTTCTGCGAGAGGAACTGAAACGGCGGAACCTCTGCGCGTTTGTCGCCGACGGCGTGGTTCTTCCCAGGGAGAGCGGCATCTCCCAGAGTCCGCTCCGGGATTCCGTTCCGTTCCGGTCGCCCGATGAGGACCGTGTGACCATCGGACTGCCGCACCGCGGAGACGTCACGGGCATGGGAATCCGCCGGGGTGTCACGCTGATCATCGGGGGCGGCTACCACGGAAAGTCGACGCTTCTGAAAGCACTGGAACGGGGCGTCTACAACCACATCGCCGGGGACGGACGTGAACTGGTCGTGACGGATGAATCGGCCGTCAAGGTGCGGGCGGAGGACGGCCGGTGTGTCAGCCGGGATGACATTTCCCTTTTTATCAATCATCTTCCGAATGGAAAGGATACGAGAGACTTCTCGACGGAGAACGCGAGCGGCAGCACGTCTCAGGCCGCAGCTGTCGTCGAGGCGCTGGAGTGCGGCGCGAAGACGCTTCTGATGGATGAGGATACCTGCGCGACGAACTTCATGGTACGCGACGAACGGATGCAGCGGATTGTATCCGCAGAGGAAGAGCCGATCACGCCGTTTTCCGGCCGCATGCGCGCTCTGTTCACACAGGCAGGGGTCAGCACGATCCTTGTGGCGGGGAGCTCAGGCGCGTTCTTCGGCGAGGCGGACACGGTGATCCAGATGGACCGCTACGAACCGAAGGATGTCACGGTGCGCGTAAGAGAACTTGCTTCGGCTGCAGGCAGGGAAAAGACCGTGCTCCGGATGCCGGACGCCCGGAACCGCTGCCCGCGGCCGGGACGCGACTTCGAGGAATACAAAGGACGCGTCAAGCACAAGAACCTCGGAAAGGAGGGCTTTGTGATCGGACGGGGCGAGACGGATTTAAGACTTGTGGAACAGCTGGTGGACGGGGAGCAGAGCGAGTGCCTTGCGGAGACATTTGTCCTGATGGCGCAAAGCCGGATGAACGGGCACAACAGTGTCGCCTCGCTGGTCGGAGACTGGGAAAGATCCTTCGAGAGGGAAGGGTTCGGGCTTTATGAAAAGGCAGGCAGCAGCGTCTCCGGCAATATGGCGAAACCGAGAAAAGAGGAGCTGGCCGCGGCCCTCAACCGGTGCAGGGGTCTTTTGTGGTGA
- a CDS encoding 3'-5' exonuclease, which translates to MSRYIAFDVETPNRMNHRMSAIGITVVEDGSVTDEFYSLVNPETYFDSFNVNLTGISAEEAGKAPAFPEIWRRIEPVMSSGLLVAHNAVFDMGVLKKCLNAYGIRWKSSVRYLCTVQMGRRVLPGVSHSLNSLCGYYGIGLDHHHADSDSRACAEILLRYIRDGADAGSFIRMYRL; encoded by the coding sequence ATGTCTCGATATATAGCGTTTGATGTGGAGACGCCAAACCGGATGAACCATCGGATGAGTGCGATCGGCATCACGGTCGTTGAAGACGGCTCTGTGACGGATGAGTTCTATTCTCTGGTCAATCCGGAGACGTATTTTGACTCTTTCAATGTGAATCTCACGGGGATCAGTGCGGAGGAGGCCGGGAAAGCACCGGCTTTTCCGGAGATATGGCGGAGGATCGAACCGGTGATGTCCAGCGGCCTGCTGGTGGCGCATAACGCCGTGTTCGATATGGGCGTTCTGAAAAAATGTCTGAACGCCTACGGGATCAGATGGAAATCGTCTGTCCGCTATCTCTGCACAGTACAGATGGGGCGGCGCGTGCTCCCCGGTGTCAGTCACAGCCTGAACAGTCTGTGCGGCTACTACGGGATCGGACTCGATCATCACCATGCGGACAGCGACAGCCGGGCATGCGCGGAAATTCTGCTGCGGTACATCCGGGACGGAGCCGACGCCGGATCCTTTATCAGGATGTACAGGCTTTGA
- a CDS encoding EutP/PduV family microcompartment system protein, producing the protein MKRMFLMGRSEAGKTSLTQALKGEKLHYHKTQYTYAGGETIDTPGEYSESKQVGVGLACFSFEADVVAIVCAADEPFSLFEPNCNCFLNRPLIGIITKIDSPYANLPMVTRWLQNSNCERIFYVNNVTGEGIDELKAYLADEPERISLEEAKERQHLGLPDWQPRSGEEQNAGL; encoded by the coding sequence ATGAAGAGAATGTTTCTGATGGGCCGGAGTGAGGCGGGGAAGACCTCTCTCACGCAGGCACTGAAGGGAGAAAAACTCCATTACCATAAGACACAGTATACATATGCCGGCGGAGAAACCATCGATACGCCGGGCGAGTACTCGGAATCCAAGCAGGTAGGCGTCGGGCTGGCCTGTTTTTCTTTTGAGGCGGACGTGGTGGCGATCGTCTGCGCCGCCGACGAGCCGTTCAGCCTGTTTGAGCCGAACTGCAACTGTTTTCTGAACCGGCCGCTGATCGGCATCATCACCAAGATCGATTCGCCCTACGCCAATCTTCCCATGGTGACACGCTGGCTTCAGAATTCCAACTGCGAACGGATTTTTTATGTCAACAATGTGACCGGGGAGGGCATCGATGAGCTGAAGGCCTATCTGGCCGATGAACCGGAGCGGATCTCGCTTGAGGAGGCAAAGGAGAGACAGCATCTCGGGCTTCCGGACTGGCAGCCTCGTTCCGGGGAGGAACAGAACGCCGGCCTGTGA
- a CDS encoding BMC domain-containing protein, which translates to MSRKLTKDELLKELFRDHYVPGQTKKLREVRVRVPGREMSLAHLIGVSQTEVYHNLGLHIGVHEGEDHTGDSIGLMKFTPWELTVVAADIALKSGGVEIAFMDRFGGALILTGQRSEVRAALEGVSSFVRDVLHFTVCEITES; encoded by the coding sequence TTGAGCCGGAAACTGACGAAAGACGAACTGCTGAAGGAGCTGTTCCGGGATCATTACGTTCCGGGACAGACAAAGAAGCTCCGCGAGGTGCGTGTGAGAGTGCCCGGACGGGAGATGAGCCTTGCCCATCTGATCGGCGTCTCCCAGACCGAGGTGTATCACAATCTCGGACTCCATATCGGCGTTCACGAAGGAGAGGATCATACGGGGGACAGCATCGGCCTTATGAAGTTCACTCCCTGGGAGCTGACGGTCGTCGCGGCGGATATCGCACTGAAGTCCGGCGGCGTCGAGATCGCGTTCATGGACCGCTTCGGCGGCGCGCTGATTCTTACGGGTCAGCGTTCCGAGGTGCGGGCGGCGCTGGAGGGGGTATCCTCCTTTGTCCGGGATGTGCTGCATTTCACGGTATGCGAGATTACGGAGAGCTGA
- a CDS encoding BMC domain-containing protein, whose amino-acid sequence MQDSHDQIRIVQETVAGKEITLAHVMGGPSPIIYQKLGMNPAIDYGSSAIGIMNMTPPESAVIASDIAVKSGDVYLGFADRFTGTLIISGEIADVTSAITEVVNYFRDVLGYVVCPVTRR is encoded by the coding sequence ATGCAGGACAGTCATGATCAGATCCGCATCGTGCAGGAGACGGTGGCAGGAAAGGAGATCACACTGGCCCATGTCATGGGCGGCCCGTCTCCCATCATCTACCAGAAGCTGGGCATGAACCCGGCGATCGACTACGGGTCCTCAGCGATCGGGATCATGAACATGACGCCGCCGGAGTCGGCGGTGATCGCCTCCGACATCGCGGTCAAGAGCGGGGACGTCTATCTCGGTTTCGCGGACCGCTTCACAGGCACGCTGATCATCTCGGGAGAGATCGCGGACGTGACCTCGGCCATCACCGAGGTGGTGAACTATTTCCGTGACGTGCTCGGCTATGTAGTCTGCCCCGTCACGAGACGATAG
- a CDS encoding cupin domain-containing protein, whose protein sequence is MNISEEMIREIITKVIEQSVKPDSREEDCGFEKTVDPSGIIGIKTSTVKCERFQQDGVALKDVTTLDEAPRMGCGIMELDHTSFEWTLTYDEYDLVLEGNLEIEIDGRIVSGQAGDIIYIPKNSHIHFQTPDKCRYAYFVYPANWADLA, encoded by the coding sequence ATGAATATCAGCGAAGAGATGATTCGTGAGATTATCACGAAGGTGATTGAGCAGTCCGTCAAGCCGGACAGCAGGGAAGAGGACTGCGGGTTCGAGAAGACGGTGGATCCGAGCGGCATCATCGGAATCAAGACCTCGACGGTGAAGTGCGAGAGGTTCCAGCAGGACGGCGTCGCGCTGAAGGATGTGACGACTCTGGACGAGGCGCCGCGGATGGGCTGCGGCATCATGGAGCTCGATCATACCAGCTTCGAGTGGACGCTGACCTACGACGAGTATGATCTGGTGCTGGAAGGCAATCTGGAGATTGAGATCGACGGCCGGATCGTCTCGGGCCAGGCGGGCGACATCATCTACATTCCGAAGAACAGCCACATTCATTTCCAGACTCCGGACAAGTGCAGATACGCTTACTTCGTCTATCCGGCGAACTGGGCTGATCTCGCCTGA
- a CDS encoding ethanolamine utilization protein EutH, whose protein sequence is MGEFTSSVSNWVHNLSINSVIMMIMMIFMIVGAVDKIRGNKKGYGEKFEEGFNAIGPLALSMAGVVAAAPVLAQVLGPIIKPIYTVFGADPSMFATTLLACDMGGYPLAMQLAGDQAIGNFAGLILGTMMGPTIVFTIPVALGIIDKKDRGYLGAGVLAGMITIPIGCVIGGIAMTAMTPYKLSIVRILQNLIPVIIIAGLIVFGLWVAPAKMINGFNKFGTGVTVVITALTAIAVFEQITGIMFPLFDQMATKDATTGLSPLDSGLLTCGQIGIVLIGAFPMVEWITRTFGGALKKLGSALGINETASAGMVANLANNIAMFNIFSGMDPKGKLLNVAFAVSAAFVFGDHLGFTAGVNQTMVTPVIIGKLTAGITALIVANILSPKLLEKVKATATE, encoded by the coding sequence ATGGGTGAGTTTACATCAAGTGTATCGAACTGGGTACACAATCTGTCGATCAACTCCGTCATCATGATGATCATGATGATTTTCATGATTGTCGGCGCGGTCGACAAGATCCGCGGCAACAAAAAGGGATACGGTGAGAAGTTTGAGGAAGGCTTCAACGCGATCGGACCGCTGGCGCTGTCTATGGCGGGCGTTGTGGCGGCTGCGCCGGTGCTGGCACAGGTGCTCGGACCGATCATCAAGCCGATCTACACGGTTTTCGGCGCTGATCCGTCCATGTTCGCCACCACGCTTCTGGCCTGCGACATGGGTGGTTACCCGCTGGCCATGCAGCTGGCCGGTGACCAGGCGATCGGGAATTTCGCCGGACTGATCCTCGGCACCATGATGGGACCGACCATCGTCTTCACGATTCCTGTCGCGCTCGGCATCATCGACAAGAAGGACAGAGGCTATCTGGGCGCCGGCGTTCTCGCGGGTATGATCACGATCCCCATCGGCTGCGTAATCGGCGGCATCGCGATGACGGCGATGACCCCGTACAAGCTCTCCATCGTCCGGATCCTTCAGAACCTGATCCCCGTCATCATCATCGCGGGTCTCATCGTGTTCGGCCTCTGGGTCGCACCGGCGAAGATGATCAACGGCTTCAACAAGTTCGGCACGGGCGTGACGGTTGTCATCACCGCCCTGACGGCGATTGCGGTATTCGAGCAGATCACCGGCATTATGTTCCCGCTGTTCGACCAGATGGCGACCAAGGACGCGACGACAGGACTGTCACCGCTTGATTCCGGTCTTCTGACATGCGGTCAGATCGGTATCGTGCTGATCGGCGCCTTCCCGATGGTGGAGTGGATTACCCGTACCTTCGGCGGTGCGCTGAAGAAGCTCGGCAGCGCTCTCGGCATCAATGAGACGGCATCCGCCGGTATGGTGGCCAACCTTGCGAACAATATCGCGATGTTCAATATCTTCAGCGGCATGGATCCCAAGGGCAAGCTGCTCAACGTGGCGTTCGCTGTGTCCGCGGCATTCGTGTTCGGCGATCACCTCGGCTTCACGGCCGGCGTGAATCAGACGATGGTCACTCCGGTTATCATCGGCAAGCTGACGGCAGGCATCACCGCCCTCATCGTGGCGAACATCCTGTCTCCGAAGCTTCTTGAAAAGGTTAAGGCAACGGCGACCGAGTGA
- a CDS encoding BMC domain-containing protein, which yields MKLAIGMVELNSIAKGIETCDYMVKSARVELLRSATTCPGKYLILIGGETGDVKTAVAEGISRGGGNVVDSLLLPNVHPAVIPAVRGKTQPSAYGALGVLETRTVAAAVTAADAAAKAANIVLIRVHIGYAIGGKGYVTLTGEVGSVEAAVERAKNSTDRLIGTAVIPHPSKELLKRLA from the coding sequence ATGAAGCTCGCCATCGGGATGGTTGAACTGAACAGCATTGCCAAAGGCATAGAGACCTGCGACTATATGGTGAAATCCGCACGGGTCGAGCTGCTCCGGTCCGCCACGACCTGTCCGGGCAAGTATCTGATCCTGATCGGAGGAGAAACCGGAGATGTGAAAACCGCGGTGGCGGAGGGAATCAGCCGGGGAGGCGGGAATGTCGTGGACTCCCTTTTGCTTCCCAACGTCCATCCGGCGGTTATCCCGGCGGTCAGGGGAAAGACGCAGCCCTCCGCTTACGGAGCGCTCGGTGTACTGGAAACCCGCACTGTCGCCGCGGCGGTGACAGCGGCGGACGCGGCCGCGAAAGCGGCGAACATTGTCCTGATCAGGGTGCATATCGGCTACGCCATCGGCGGGAAGGGATATGTGACGCTGACCGGGGAGGTGGGATCGGTTGAGGCCGCTGTCGAGAGGGCGAAGAACAGCACGGACCGCCTGATCGGTACGGCTGTGATTCCGCATCCCTCGAAGGAGTTACTGAAACGGCTGGCGTGA
- a CDS encoding EutN/CcmL family microcompartment protein produces MRVAKVIGNIWATRKDEKLAGLKLLLVQPIDVRNGETESTPIVAADIIGAGVGETVIVVGGSSARSAVDDMKIPVDATVVGIVDDLEIVK; encoded by the coding sequence ATGAGGGTAGCAAAGGTCATCGGGAATATCTGGGCAACCCGGAAGGATGAGAAGCTGGCCGGACTGAAACTGCTGCTGGTTCAGCCGATCGATGTCCGGAACGGAGAAACGGAAAGTACGCCGATCGTTGCCGCGGATATCATCGGCGCGGGCGTGGGTGAGACGGTTATCGTCGTCGGAGGCAGTTCCGCGCGGAGCGCTGTCGATGACATGAAAATTCCCGTCGATGCCACTGTGGTCGGAATCGTTGACGATCTTGAGATTGTGAAATAA
- the eutJ gene encoding ethanolamine utilization protein EutJ, which translates to MLDVKRIDDYMAKVSGSQQTVFPAKGRLKTGLDLGTAYIVLVVLDENNEPVACEKQAASVLRDGVVVDYTGASRIVRELKAKLEERLGRELTECAIAMPAGTESSVRTHQYVAEGAGFEVTNVLDEPTAANSIYRIRDGVVVDIGGGTTGLAVFRDGKVVQTEDEPTGGTHLSLVLAGNYHISFEEAEKIKQDYSRHKEIMPVVRPVVEKMATIVTKYVKPEEADTIYLCGGTCCLTGIEAVFEKVTGIHTVKPADPFLVTPAGIAINCVLP; encoded by the coding sequence ATGTTGGATGTCAAGCGAATCGATGACTATATGGCCAAAGTCTCCGGATCACAGCAGACCGTCTTTCCGGCCAAAGGCCGGCTGAAGACGGGGCTGGACCTGGGAACGGCCTACATCGTTCTGGTGGTGCTGGATGAGAATAACGAGCCTGTCGCCTGTGAGAAGCAGGCGGCGAGCGTGCTGCGGGACGGCGTGGTGGTGGATTATACCGGTGCCAGCCGGATCGTCAGGGAGCTGAAGGCAAAACTGGAGGAAAGGCTTGGCAGAGAGCTGACCGAGTGCGCCATCGCGATGCCGGCGGGCACAGAGTCCAGCGTCCGGACCCACCAGTATGTGGCGGAAGGAGCGGGCTTCGAGGTCACGAACGTGCTGGACGAGCCCACGGCTGCCAACTCGATCTACCGGATCCGGGACGGCGTGGTGGTAGATATCGGCGGCGGTACGACGGGACTGGCTGTGTTCCGGGACGGAAAAGTAGTCCAGACAGAGGATGAACCGACGGGCGGAACCCATCTTTCTCTGGTGCTGGCAGGCAATTATCATATTTCCTTTGAGGAAGCGGAGAAGATCAAGCAGGATTACAGCAGGCACAAGGAGATTATGCCGGTCGTCCGTCCGGTCGTGGAGAAGATGGCCACGATCGTCACGAAATATGTGAAGCCTGAGGAGGCGGACACGATCTATCTGTGCGGCGGTACCTGCTGTCTTACAGGAATTGAGGCTGTGTTTGAAAAGGTGACGGGCATCCATACGGTGAAGCCGGCGGATCCTTTTCTGGTCACGCCGGCGGGGATCGCGATCAACTGCGTCCTGCCGTAA